Within the Setaria viridis chromosome 3, Setaria_viridis_v4.0, whole genome shotgun sequence genome, the region CATTTCCTCAGCTGGGTGGGCCTACCTCCAGTCTTGTGGGCTAGATCAATAGGCCCACTTCGAGCATACGATCCTGGGCTGGCGGTGATTCGCGCAAAAAGaagtgagaggagagaaaaaaaatattttcccaATTTACCCCTCCAGTTATCCATCCGACACCGCCGCAGACGGAGTGAAGccgtccctccctccccccttccGCGCCTCCACCCGCTCCGCTTCCCATGGCGCTCGCGCTGcgctgccccgccgccacctcctccaggaGCCCCTTcctgccctcctcctctccggtcCCGCCGGCGAGGGTCCCGAGGAGGCCGCCCGCCACCTTCAGGTGCAACTACTActacggcgacggcggcgggttcCGCAAGAACTACGACCACATCCCCAAGCAGTTCCGCGAGGAGAACCTCAAGGATGGACGTGAGTGCTCTTTCGCTTGCAACCACCTCTCCCCACCGTCCGTGATGTCTATTCATAGGATCCTGCTAGGTCATGCCATGCCATGTATGCAGTCAGTGATAACTGATAACCAATACGAGGATTTGCGCTGTTTTTAGGGGAATACGACATTAGGTTGAGGCACCTACAACATGCGCTAGATCATTGTACTGAGCACAACCCAATTATGCTAGCCACTGCTGTTgttaaataaaagataaataaaaatggCATCGAAGAATACTAATGCACCATCTCAACCTATGGTTTACCATGGCATGCTGGTTCGATCCATGATTTTTAAAGAACAAATGCATGGAATGATAGAAAGTGCAATACGCTTTTCTCATTTTAAAAGAACCAGCCAAGTAAGATAGCAAGGATACCCAAATGAGCCTGCATGCTAGTGTTTCAAAGATGATATGTTTTTATTAGTGGCTTTAAACTTCCGACTTCTAGTTCAACAAAATAGTGGTATCTATATGTTCATTTGTCTACTGCAAAGTGTTAGATTTCAGAGATTACATTGACTTGAATTTGGAGATGAGGCCAATTTAATGAGCTCGCGATGGTCCATAGTGAATCTCCGTAAAGGTTCCCTGATGTGCAAGGGCAATATGCTACCCTCATTTTAGCTTTTGGCAAATGTATAGCACAAGTTGAATATACCAGATGGTAGTTTAGTTCTTGGGCAAAGGGGCCAAATTTACTAGCTGGttcagaaaaaagaagataTTTGCAccttttttcataaaaaaacaaCCATGCACTAGAGGCCCTATTTTGTCCTCTGAAACACCGTCGAATGCTTGGAGTAAAGTTTACCAAATTATACATGCTTTACACATGCATGGTTATTGTAGCTGCAACCTTTTGGGGTGAGGTGGTGAGCGGTATTCTAAGTTCTTGGCCTGCTTCCTTATCTTATCGATTAACTCTTTTGTACCAGCTATTTGTTTTTGCACCTTTAAAAGTATTATGTTTCTGGCAGTGATGGATAATTACAAGAATGTTCCTCAATTCCTTTATGGATTAAGTCCTGCTCAGATGGAAATGTTTATGAACGATGATAATCCTTATAATCGGCAATCCCAGAAAGTCACCGAGGTTAGTGATGTTATATAGAGCTATTCTTATTTCTGTTGTTAAGTTCATTCTATAACGTTAATGGAGCAGAGTTGGAATGGTTTTTTTCCCTGTGAACTGTAGGAAAGCGTTTCTGCTGCTCGGAGTTACGAGGAATTTGGTATGTACACGTTGTCAGGCATGCATGAGGGCCCTGCAAGTTACAGCATGGGCATGGGCATGGGGGGCAGCATGAGCATGGGCATGGGCAGAGGTGGGAGAGGATATAGAAGAATGAGAAGCTCTGCTCCAGATCTGCCTTCATTGCTACTGGACTCTCGAATTATATTTCTTGGAATGCCTGTGAGAGATCAACTTTCTACCTTATCTCACTATTGGTATACTATTTAGAAGGTTTGGATCAACAAATGGTAACATTCTATTTTGTTGTTATATTGGCAGATTGTTCCAGCAGTAACTGAGCTTATTGCTGCTCAATTTCTGTGGCTAGATTATGATGACCGCACAAAACCCATTTATCTATATATAAACTCCACTGGAACTATGGTAAGTAGTTGTTTGAATATTGAAAATAGGAATCATGTGACCTTTCATCTCTTTCCAATGTATCTTATTGGCATTATTATATGACCACACCTTCTGTTCTGTAACAGGACGAAAATAATGAGCTTGTTGCATCTGAAACTGATGCTTATGCAATTGCTGACTTTATCAATGTAAGGCTGTATCTTTTATCACTAGCTGAAAATCCAGCACACTTTTATGCCATCGTTAATGATGCTATTATCATTGCCTTGGGTTCAATCTATTTTTGAATGTAGTCTCAAAGAGTTTCTTTGCATACTTGAGTGCATGCAGCCATTGGGATTGTGACTCCAGAATCCAGAGCAATTAGATATGTCACACATCTACGCAAATCTAatcatctttctttttttttttgcccaaaATCCGGGAAGCAAGATAAACTGTTGCCACTGGAGATGATGGTTGTTATTCAGAATTTTTAGGTTCTGTTACACATTTTCATTCTGTGGGCACCTGAGTTGACCATTAAAACTGAAGCAACAAAAGGATAAGGATATGGTTGTTTGACCTGGTACACTGAATAGCTGCTTATGAACAATGCTCTTTCATTAATAACCATGTGGGATGAAGTTAAAGTGCCAAAATCAATAAGTATGTGGAAGGTGACCTTAATTTGAATCACGATCAATTTGGGCATAATTCTTTAGTATACAATTTATGTGATGTGGAGTGACAATTGAAGAAAGCTGGTAGTTACACATTCTTAGTGGATTTATTAACAGACAACATTATGTGTACATGCTATCGGGAGAATGTCTGCAAGGGAACAAATGATGAATACCATATTTTAGTAACACATATCTCCTGTTTTGGGGGACTATGCTGAATAACCTTGGCACATATATTTTATTTGCTTCGAAGccaagtaaaacataaatatatATTCTTTTAAAAGAAAACTAAAACTGCTTACTCTGACTCTGTATATTATTTTGTTGGTTTTGCAGCGAAGCAAATCCAAGGTTTACACAATCAATCTTAGCATGGCCTATGGTCAGGCTGCAATGCTTCTTTCCCTTGGTTTCAAGGGCAAAAGAGGAGTGCTGCCAAATTCAATCAGTATGTTACATTTTCTAAGCTTCCTTGCTCCTTTTTCAATCTCATATGTGCATGCATATATATTGGTCCTAAATGTTCACCGTGAAAATGCAGCTAAATTGCACCTGCCTAAGGTCCACAAATCTGGTGGAGCCGCCATTGATATGTGGATTAAGGTCAGACTCAACTTTATATCTCCAAAATCTCAACATCCGATTCTCAGTTATGCCTATGCCTGTACCATCATCAACTACCACACTGAATATTTAATTTTGCATTCAGGCAAAAGAGTTGGATACAAACACAGATTACTACCTTGATCTATTGTCAAAGGGAGTCGGTAAACCAAAGGAAGAGCTCGCCGAATTCCTTAAGGGCCCAAGGTACTTCCGTGCACAAGAGGCCATCGATTATGGACTTGCTGATACAATCTTGCACTCATTGGATGGTTCTTTCAAGCCAAAGGTATCTTTCTATCCCCTTTCACCTTTGGTTTCCAATTTCTATAGGTAGCTCTCTGCTGATTTTTTCTTCTTGTGGATTAGGATCTGACTGCGCAGCTGGCCAAAGCACAGGCGATGCGGCAATCAGGTAAGCGTGCAGCAGCTGGAGCTGGGAGATGGTCAACTCCAACTGCACCCCGGTAGATTAGGTTAAGTTTCATCAGGACGGTATGCTCGTCTTGATGATAGTGTGGTTCTGCTATACAAAGAAGCCAGCCTCTTGTATACATGCAAATAATCATTTCCATGGGGCTCGGAATTAGATGCTGGATAGTGAAATTATCTAAACTGTAGCATAAGTTGTGATGTGTGTCATGTACGTGTAATTTTGGTTACACTCAGCCCACAGCTATTGTATCCCGATAGATTTCATTCCACCAGTGGAAATGATAGCCTATGTGAATTACAACCAAGCATCCAGTTCAGCAGATGGCCTGGACTATTGCTGATCAGTGGTTCTCTTTTCATGTGCGCTTTTCTTTTGGCGATTACGAGCGACCAAATCCTTCATTGATGGACCATGGCCATTTTAGCTTGTTTCACTGATGTACCGATGCATCAAATCCTTCTCTCGAAGAATATCTAAGGAATTTACAGAATATTTTGGAACTTGGAGCTTGATGTAATACATGAATGAATGCTGTACATTCAATTTTGCTTCTGCTTCTGTCAATCGACTGCAGAAGTTAATATCAGTTTTGTATGCGTATGTATCCACGGGAAATATACATGCGTGAGATGCTAGGTACATGAGTCTCCGTGATGAGTTAGTTCCTGGAGAAGAGCCTGCTGGCGAAGAGGCCGAGGGagaaggcggcgacggccgcggcgatcacctccttgttcttcttgaCCGTCTCCAACAAGCCCTCCGCCCACTCCGAGCCGGCGAGCCCCTCCAGCTCCTCCTGGACGCGCTCCCTGAGGCCACGGCGCGTCCTCTGGCGCTCCGCTTCCTCTGCCGCGGCCGCAGCCTTCTCTTCCTCGGCGCGCCGCttcgccgtcaccgccgccagGCTCTCCGGATCAACCGCCTTCTTCCTCTCGGCGTCAGCCTGCGGTGGCGTAGGCGTCGCCTGCTTCTTGTCCGCCGCTGGTGCGGCGGCCTCGGCCGTGGCCTGCTTCTTGTCGGCCGCTGGTGCGGCGACCTCGGCCGTGGGCTTGGGCTTGGCTTCCTCCTTGCTCACGGTtgccggtggcgccggcgccggcggcctgcgCAGCTCTGGCTCTGGCTTGCCTCTCTTGGCGTCCACCGGCTGCTCAGGAGCAGGAGGTTTCTTGGTAATGGTGGCGTCCTCCTTGGGCTTGGCATCGTCCTTTGGCTTCTTGGCGGCGGTCACCTCCGCCGCTTCCTTGTGCTCCGCCGCCTGCGGCTTCTTGGCCTCGTGTTCCTTGGGCTCGCCttgctcctgcggcggcggcggcgccttggTGGCGTCCTCCTTGGGCTTGGCGTCCTCGACGACCTTCTTGGGCACGGTGAGCGTCAGGACGCCAGTGTCGAAGCGGCCGGTGATGCCGTCGAGGTTGGAGGCTTCGGGCAGCTGGAAGATCTTTTTGAAGCTGGATtgcttgccgccgccgacggcgcgcTGGCCGCGGACGGTGAGGCGGCCGGTGCCGTCGACTTGCACCCTGAAATCTTCTTTCCTGAAGCCTTTTTACAAACCAAAGCAAACAGAAATGCAGGCGGTCATGCATCATGCGCATGCTCATGGGAATGGAAGCGGATGGTTAACGACGGGATTGAAGAGGATGCACGTGACGTGCTGGGTAGATTAGTGCGCGTGCCTACCTGAGAGGTGAAGGCGGAGGATGAAGCTGGTGGCGCTCTCCTGCCACTCGTACTTGGGGTCGAATTCCTGCTCAGCTGGCTGCTGTGTCTTGGTTCCTTGCCTGCCGGTCGCCATGGATTCAGCTCGATTCGACGATCAGCTGCAGTGAGCTAAAGAAGGATCTGATCGGGCCAGTGACGTGGTCGTAGCTCAAGATCAGCAAGGGTTGGAGCAGGCTAGTGCTTTGCTGGCTAAGTGCCTCGATGTTTGCGATCGATCATCAGTAGcacgtatatatatatacacatataacGCAATAGATGCCAGGATTGTTATTCCAAACTTTGCTTGAGGGCCTACCTGACTgactgaagaagaagaagaatgaagaaaaATTTATGAATTATTTCCGATGGAATTCTCCGTCGAGAGAGGCTAACCAGGGGAGGAGGAATCCTAAATCCTTTGGAGGAGCCAGGAAAGGTTAGGAATCTCTCACCAATGTCCCAGCCTGTTGACTACTGAACAACATCAGCAAGAGCGTGGC harbors:
- the LOC117850132 gene encoding ATP-dependent Clp protease proteolytic subunit-related protein 1, chloroplastic gives rise to the protein MALALRCPAATSSRSPFLPSSSPVPPARVPRRPPATFRCNYYYGDGGGFRKNYDHIPKQFREENLKDGLMDNYKNVPQFLYGLSPAQMEMFMNDDNPYNRQSQKVTEESVSAARSYEEFGMYTLSGMHEGPASYSMGMGMGGSMSMGMGRGGRGYRRMRSSAPDLPSLLLDSRIIFLGMPIVPAVTELIAAQFLWLDYDDRTKPIYLYINSTGTMDENNELVASETDAYAIADFINRSKSKVYTINLSMAYGQAAMLLSLGFKGKRGVLPNSITKLHLPKVHKSGGAAIDMWIKAKELDTNTDYYLDLLSKGVGKPKEELAEFLKGPRYFRAQEAIDYGLADTILHSLDGSFKPKDLTAQLAKAQAMRQSGKRAAAGAGRWSTPTAPR
- the LOC117850133 gene encoding uncharacterized protein, which gives rise to MATGRQGTKTQQPAEQEFDPKYEWQESATSFILRLHLSGFRKEDFRVQVDGTGRLTVRGQRAVGGGKQSSFKKIFQLPEASNLDGITGRFDTGVLTLTVPKKVVEDAKPKEDATKAPPPPQEQGEPKEHEAKKPQAAEHKEAAEVTAAKKPKDDAKPKEDATITKKPPAPEQPVDAKRGKPEPELRRPPAPAPPATVSKEEAKPKPTAEVAAPAADKKQATAEAAAPAADKKQATPTPPQADAERKKAVDPESLAAVTAKRRAEEEKAAAAAEEAERQRTRRGLRERVQEELEGLAGSEWAEGLLETVKKNKEVIAAAVAAFSLGLFASRLFSRN